In the genome of Aedes aegypti strain LVP_AGWG chromosome 2, AaegL5.0 Primary Assembly, whole genome shotgun sequence, the window AACAACGAACGATATGAAGCACAGCGTTACGATGATGTGCTGAAGAAGTATGAGGCAGCTAGTTTGAAGACCAGCACCAGTTTGGCTCTGCTGAATTTCGGTCAAAATGCGATCTTCAGTGTAGCTCTGAGTACGATCATGGTGATGGCAGCCAATGAAATCGTGAAAGGCAACATGACCGTGGGTGATCTGGTTATGGTCAATGGGTTGCTGTTTCAGCTATCGATTCCGCTGGGCTTTCTTGGCAGTGTGTACAGAGAAGTACGGCAAGCCTTGCTGGACATGAGGACCATGTTCACCTTGATGGGCGTTGAAAGTGCTATTCAAACGAAGACAAACGCTCCCCCATTGCAGGTTTGTCGCGAAACTGCTTCGATTGAGTTCAAGGACGTTTGCTTCAAGTACAAGCACAGTAATGCCATTTTCGATAATCTGAGCTTCACGATCCCTGCTGGTAAGAAGGTAGCTATTGTCGGAGGATCAGGATCGGGAAAATCTTCCATGGTGCGTTTGTTGTATCGATTCTTCGAGCCAACTTCCGGTCAGATATTGATCAACGGCCAAGACATCCGGGACGTTGACTTGGATAGTCTGAGGAAGGCGATTGCCATCGTGCCGCAGGATTCGGTTCTATTCCACGACTCCATCCGGCACAACATCCACTACGGGGACCTGTCCAAGGATCAAGCACACGTTGAAGAGGCTGCCAGGATGGCGGATTTACACGAGTCCATTCAACGGTGGCCCAAACAGTACGATACCCAGGTCGGAGAGCGAGGCCTCAAACTATCAGGAGGAGAAAAGCAACGGGTGGCCATCGCTAGGGCCATCCTGAAAAACTCGCCAATTCTTATATTTGACGAAGCCACCAGCAGTCTGGATTCCATTACGGAGCATAACATTTTGAAGGCGCTGGGTCGCGCCACGGAACACAGAACCAGCATTTGCATCGCCCATCGATTGTCAACGGTTATGGATGCGGACGAAATCTTAGTGCTGGAGAATGGCCGCATCTGCCAGCGAGGAACACATGATCAACTGCTCCACAGTGGAGGATTGTATACCAAGCTGTGGGATACACAAAACAGGTTGTATATGAGCAGCGAAACGGTTGGCAAGAAAAATGTCGGAGAGAAAAACGAGAGCTAAGCTCGGTCCCAAGGAAACGTTTAGTGTTTAAAATTAAAAGCTTTATAGGAATGATTATATGAAAATATGAACCACTATTGTGTAAATATCTTATAGAATGTTTTATGTTATAATGCCAACGATGCTGAgtaaataaatatgttaaaaaaacatgatttgttGTTGGGTATTGTGCTCATCATAGCGTTGTCTGACTTACTACTAGTAAGCGATTTACTAATCGTTCTTGATACATTCTTGCCTTGTCGTAGGTATGTGGATGATCGTGACTAATCATCCCCTGCTAAAAGGTTCAGTATGGTTTTCAACACTAATTTACCAATTTTGCAGGGTTGGCAGTCTTGCAACTCGCCCTGTCCAGCGCACCCTTCCTAATTTCGCCACTTGCTGGATACCGGGTTAGCCGTAGTAttgcgagctcgtggttcattttcCACCGCCACATACTGTTATGTTGTGAGCAAAACACTGTCGTTCGAACAATTCAAATACTTTCAGCAGGTATTTGATTAAATGGaagttttctttgttttttttttaatttatcactttttatttatttttttttaattccacgTGACACTTAGACACGTATTACTGTAATACCTCATTTAGAAAATGTTCTAGgaaatttttctaagaatattgtttaaaaTACTTTAATGATTCAACTTTAACTTTCTCCAGCTCCATATACTATGgcagacatttttcaagaaagtcttaAGTCATCCttgattttatccagtgatatttccatcgatttcccttggattttctccaagatattactccaaagattcctGCTAACTGTCCTTTAACAAatcctccagttttttttttgagaaattattcaGGAATTTATCCGAAGATGTTTTCAGGGAAATGCCAATtgtatttttcagtatttgAGCATCCTGAAAACAACCCAGAGAGgtatttccaaagaaaatcctaaagtaaTATTTCATACTTCTAgaagtttttgttttaaatagtcCTGCAGGAATATCTGACGGAAATCTTTTAAAATCATCGAAGCATTAGGACTTAtaatcgaatgacgtttagCCGAAATTACATTttgtcgaatgacgtttggtcgagtGATGTTTGCACGAAGAAATTCAACCATATATGGACGGTTCAAATTACTTGATTGGTTACGAAATTACAGGTCGTCAATGTTAGGTGTTAGGTAGCTGGTGCTCGGTGGTCACAGTGACCAAATTCAGATCATTCGGAGGGTTTCCGAAACTAGACAAGTGTGCCTTTCATTTCAGAACTGAAATCGGACAACACACTTGCGGACTGTTTTAAATTTCGGTTTGAAAACGACTTTAACTACTCATATTCGCAAAACTTTCCCATCTATATAAGAATCCCGTAGTCCATGGGACCATTATTATTATATTGTTTGCGACGAACTCATTTTCTTAATATTAGcgattgattttaaatttacgAATTGCTcataaaaaacttgaaatttatcgcacAATGTTTGAAAAACATATTATCTCCAATTTTGTAGTTAAATCATCAGCTTTTGAATGCGATATCGAGGGTGGTAGCGACTTAGTATGGTGAAATTAGGAACTTCAAAGACTTTTTGcctgaaaaaaaacaacaaacaggAATTAAGAAGAGCCCAAAAAGTGGCTAATAGGTAAAAAAAACAGTTACTAGGAGATAACATATTTATTCCTCAGCGAAACGTACCAGACGTTTCTAAAGGaatatttttaaagatatttttattttttaattcatcatGACATTTACGgccagtgttgctcagactcatttccccgaaaataacattttccgagctacgaagccacgaactactacaaccatgctctatcctcctaagatagaaaagcagatggttaagcttgagtactgcacacaaaatcgatcaattttgatcccagagagccacaattcaagtttcggtgaaatgaaatgagtgagtgagtgagtgcgaatcatttcaccgaaacttgaattgcggcccaccgagatcgaaactgtcggatcccatgtgcaacactcaagcctaaccacctccccctccatctcaggaatacaacgcacagttataacagttcatagcttcacaattcgaatttcggggaaatgagtctggtcaacactgtttacggcaagtattactgctcgtattcctttatgttttttttttcgttatttccTCCAGGGTTTGGTTCAGGCATTTGACATAATTGTATTCTACCGTCGTTTCTCTGGGACTTCCTCCAAGATTCTCTTCCAGAACATATTCTAGACTTTAACCattattttctccagggatttttttgcACTTCCTACAATATTGTCgttcaggatttctttaaaattgcaatcagaaaattctctaagaatattttcagaaagcACTCCAGAGATTCTTACATGAACCCTTCTAGAAACCATTTGAGCAATTTcccaaagaagtcttcaaattTTTTCAGTCATATTTTCAGCAGgaaatttcacggatttttttttcagaaattactgtGTATCATTATTTAATTTTAGAACGAAATTCAAAAGTAACAACTTATGAAACTTGATTAAGTTACAATGAACCCTTTGATAAACTACCACAAGGGTCTCTGAAAGATATATTGTACTCTTTGGGATTTCCTAGGCTAATATAAtagcaaaaattatcaattaaatCCTGTAAACACTCCTTGAAAATTATCGTATGATGTGAAACCTTAAATGAATCCATAAACATTTTATCTGACAAATTACTCGAGAAATTGTATGGGAGAATTGCAGGACTAATCCTGGAATgaaattctgtagaatttcctagagaaatgcctgaaggaacttcaagaggaatcccatcacttgaggaatttctggaacgaTCTCTGAAAGAGTTCCTGTAAATATGCTAGAAGAAGTATCTAAAGAAAtcactaaggactgttcattttataaagtggacaccttgtacatgttatatatttttgattttcaatgacattcggttttctgtacatcgttcgactattaTTGTACAATTTATGATAATAAAAAGTcgaccaaaataattaaatttcacaccaaTAAGTAACAACggttagaacggtcgatttttaggttatcaaaatcaatgattataaaaaaaatggctggaaaattcgacaatctatattaaaaaaaaggcttGTAAGAACAGAACGAAAGTATCATAAATCAGAAGCCTGCTGAAAAATAACAAGTTATTTTTGCACAAACAATTTTCCAGATAtctcaaaatcatttttcatcgattttttttggaaaaatattttaaatttaaatggaacagATATGAGCAGAATGTTTAAGTTTAAAGTACGTCGCGACGGAAGTGCACGATTTAACTCTTTATTACCCAAATATAGTTTCTctagtaatctaaaccaattTTAACATGCTTTTTACTTTAGTTTTTTGCTGGAAGTAAAAGGATGAtacatcagcaaatttggccataaaggaTAAATCACTAGAGTGACCTAGTATCacagaatggtggaatattattgatttacCTTAAGCTCGACCtgtagtagaatagtaaaggatatcaacatacaatttgttcataaaaaatgaggatttttgttttgtttgtttttgtgaaaaaaagcttaaatttgacgaacagtttttcttaggagtttttggaaaaactatttagttgttctaccaaaagcattttgtaagattttatattttcatatcattgtagaataatagctgaacgatgtacagaaaaccaattacgattttatcaataaataaaaaaaatatgtagcataaacaaggtgcccactttataaaatgaacagtccttagcagAATGCTTGAAGTTTTTCCTAGAgcaagctgagaaaaaaatcatgaagaccATGTGAAATGGTCGCTAAGTTGGCAGccggattcactgcaagcagaatacggtaaataaaataatttaagtgacTAATAAGCGGATAAGACGGCATAAAACGGGGATGAACCGACCTCGGTCGGAATTTTCCcataataaagagtcaatcaagaaaacaaaaataattcaagctgaaatccaaaaattagttttcatacgaatttttcagatatccatttttcaatatttcaagaTTTGATTGGAAACCGAATCAGGTATTTTCTAAaagttgtggaagcgatgtaggtacgatcaGGGGACTGACACgactgtcatcctgcatacatttcggctctttctcacatcgttttggtacttcgcgttttggtacccactttctggtcggtttgccctaaccttgctcctgattttcgagtatacggctcatacgCTGCTAGTGCTAGATTCTGGCAATTAAACATATCGCATTAAATCGTCGTATTTAAATACGCTTTTCATTTGTTCATCATTTTGATTATTGTTTACGCATCAGcgaggtatcattgatgtctcctacCCAGTGTTggccagactcatttccccgaaattcgaattgtgaagccatgaactgctataactgtgcgttgtattcctgagatggagggggaggtggttgggcttgagtgttgcacattggatccgacagtttcgatctcggtgggccacaattcaagtttcggtgaaaggattcgcactcactcactcactcatttcatttcaccgaaacttgaattgtgactctctgggatcaaaattgatcgtttttatgtgcagtactcaagcttaaccatctgcttttctatcttaggaggatagagcatggttttagtagttcgtggcttcgtagttcggaaaatgttattttcggggaaatgagtctgaacaacactgctcctacccataaaaactttgttttgtccatcccaaaataatcaaaacaagaacactggacgccatgttgagttgatgttgggttggtaattatcaacccccccgcgaagtgacagataacgcaattttcacgtacaCTGAACGAAAGATCCCGACttattttgaatgattcatAATTCACTTGGTTGCAAATATCCACATTCgttattttgaatgatttgatGGAATATGATGCATCCACCGtcttttcaataaaaatcattcagtTCATTGATGATTTTCAGTATATATCCATATGACAATAAGTAGGTAGATGAATTATTGTAGCTGAAATGAATAACATCCAGCTTATGGAGgattttattttcttccatGTCCCAAatcgaaaatc includes:
- the LOC5568289 gene encoding ATP-binding cassette sub-family B member 7, mitochondrial isoform X2, whose translation is MAALLQLASKQVCGSNRTFLENLRKSFANPAVCAAGTCQLSSRNFFSRSKAHHQHDLSSERSGPHRAATGLPWLHGSVRTKATNASQPPSTALGSNVLGGIFQRKKKKGHHPASGESIGSYEGPEITAVDMIKAMGTYIWPKDDALVRKRVLISLSLLGGAKVLNVCVPFLFKMGVDNLSTLSMDTVPEAAASMTIAVLLGYGIARAGAAGFNELRNAVFARVAQHSIRKIATNVFLHLHNLDLQFHLSKQTGALSKTIDRGSRGINFVLTAMVFNIVPTVFELALVSSILGVKCGAAYAALSMGCVGVYSAYTLAVTQWRTKFRVYMNQAENEAGNKAVDSLINYETVKYFNNERYEAQRYDDVLKKYEAASLKTSTSLALLNFGQNAIFSVALSTIMVMAANEIVKGNMTVGDLVMVNGLLFQLSIPLGFLGSVYREVRQALLDMRTMFTLMGVESAIQTKTNAPPLQVCRETASIEFKDVCFKYKHSNAIFDNLSFTIPAGKKVAIVGGSGSGKSSMVRLLYRFFEPTSGQILINGQDIRDVDLDSLRKAIAIVPQDSVLFHDSIRHNIHYGDLSKDQAHVEEAARMADLHESIQRWPKQYDTQVGERGLKLSGGEKQRVAIARAILKNSPILIFDEATSSLDSITEHNILKALGRATEHRTSICIAHRLSTVMDADEILVLENGRICQRGTHDQLLHSGGLYTKLWDTQNRLYMSSETVGKKNVGEKNES